In Streptobacillus canis, one DNA window encodes the following:
- a CDS encoding peptide ABC transporter substrate-binding protein, with translation MNKILKRITYIFVFVAIFFSCGKKEENIEDRVLVYNLFSAPRTLDPHKYNDNISLQISNSIYEGLLRLDDKGEITGGLAKSYTKEGNTYLFELRDKLTYSDGTPITLEDVEESFLRVLDKEFLSQFASQLFVIKNAKDYYEGKVSREDLGIKVENNMLVIELEKDIKYFLYLMTLPISAPYKEGKYNGPYKLEIKTEQDIIISKNENYWRSSEVHVDKVKYVYFKDFSVLNNLIKNEDIDISRVDVELLNEGNINSYYDGRIWYLDYNLISNEMLKNIHLRKAISLAIERDAYMNVKNDGSKKALNLINELFEYTPDFLIDDFNIETAKAELEIAKKELNVDSIKLELLSGNTPIEVKEIQFLQEQLKKNLDIEVEVKTVPYGDRLTLIKENNYDIALNTWSAKYRDPLAILDRFLFKNKKIEVFEQEKYKNLVEDSRIFTEDRMDKIKAAEKLLLENYVVSPLYFSIENQYVSDRVTSIINHPIGNVTDLSYARWK, from the coding sequence ATGAATAAAATATTAAAAAGAATAACATATATATTTGTTTTTGTTGCCATATTTTTTTCTTGTGGTAAAAAAGAAGAAAATATAGAAGATAGAGTATTAGTATATAATCTATTTTCAGCACCAAGAACTTTAGATCCTCATAAATATAATGATAATATTTCATTACAAATATCAAATTCAATTTATGAAGGACTATTAAGATTAGATGATAAAGGTGAGATTACTGGAGGTTTAGCAAAAAGCTATACTAAAGAAGGAAATACTTATTTATTTGAATTAAGAGATAAATTAACATATTCTGATGGTACGCCTATCACATTAGAAGATGTAGAAGAATCATTCTTAAGAGTTTTAGATAAAGAATTTTTATCTCAATTTGCATCTCAATTATTTGTAATAAAAAATGCAAAAGATTATTATGAAGGCAAAGTTTCAAGAGAAGATTTAGGTATTAAAGTTGAAAATAATATGCTAGTTATTGAATTAGAAAAAGACATTAAATATTTCCTTTACTTAATGACTTTACCTATTAGTGCTCCATATAAAGAAGGTAAATATAATGGGCCATATAAATTAGAAATTAAAACTGAACAAGATATTATAATTTCTAAAAATGAAAATTATTGGAGAAGTTCAGAAGTTCATGTAGATAAAGTAAAATATGTGTACTTTAAAGATTTTTCAGTTTTAAATAATTTAATAAAAAATGAGGATATAGATATCTCAAGAGTTGATGTTGAATTATTAAATGAAGGTAATATCAATTCATATTATGATGGTAGAATTTGGTATTTAGACTATAATTTAATAAGTAATGAAATGCTAAAAAATATTCATTTAAGAAAAGCTATATCTCTTGCTATAGAGAGAGATGCTTATATGAATGTAAAAAATGATGGTTCAAAAAAAGCACTTAATTTAATAAATGAATTATTTGAATATACACCAGATTTCTTAATTGATGATTTTAATATAGAAACTGCGAAAGCTGAATTAGAAATTGCAAAAAAAGAATTAAATGTTGATAGTATTAAATTAGAATTATTATCAGGTAATACGCCTATAGAAGTAAAAGAAATACAATTTTTACAAGAGCAATTAAAGAAAAATTTAGATATAGAAGTTGAAGTTAAAACTGTACCATATGGAGATAGACTGACATTAATTAAAGAAAACAATTACGATATTGCATTAAATACATGGTCTGCTAAATATAGAGACCCACTTGCAATATTAGATAGATTCTTGTTTAAAAATAAAAAAATAGAAGTATTTGAACAAGAAAAATATAAAAACTTAGTTGAAGATTCAAGAATATTTACAGAAGATAGAATGGATAAAATAAAAGCTGCAGAAAAACTATTATTAGAAAATTATGTAGTTTCACCATTATATTTCTCAATTGAAAATCAATACGTAAGTGATAGAGTAACAAGCATAATAAACCATCCTATAGGAAATGTAACAGATCTTTCTTATGCTAGATGGAAATAA
- the ruvX gene encoding Holliday junction resolvase RuvX, with translation MKFYLGLDVGDVRIGVAKSDGLGMFASSYEVIDRNVTNPYERIKEIIKEERIVGLVLGLPKTKDGQNAIQVEKIHRFVEELKPFIPEDFPIHYMDERYTTKEAEYYLKNFSKKNGKERRKVVDMVAAQIILQNFLDKYKGKI, from the coding sequence ATGAAATTTTATTTAGGACTTGATGTTGGTGATGTTAGAATAGGTGTTGCAAAATCTGATGGACTGGGAATGTTTGCTTCTAGCTATGAAGTTATAGATAGAAATGTCACAAATCCATATGAAAGAATTAAGGAAATAATAAAAGAGGAAAGAATAGTAGGCCTAGTTTTAGGCCTACCTAAAACAAAAGATGGCCAAAATGCTATACAAGTTGAAAAAATACATAGATTTGTAGAAGAATTAAAACCATTTATCCCTGAAGATTTCCCTATTCATTACATGGATGAAAGATATACAACTAAAGAAGCAGAATACTATTTAAAAAACTTTTCTAAAAAAAATGGAAAAGAGAGAAGAAAAGTAGTAGATATGGTTGCAGCACAAATAATATTACAGAACTTTTTAGATAAATATAAAGGTAAAATATAA
- the alaS gene encoding alanine--tRNA ligase yields MTGNELRKSFIEFFKSKEHKHFESASLIPDDKTLLLTVAGMVPFKAFFLGEKKAPYNRITTYQKCIRTNDLENVGVTPRHHTFFEMLGNFSFGDYFKRESIMWSWEYITEVLKLDPNRLYVSVYLTDDEAYDIWTKEVGVPEDHMVRLGDDDNWWAAGPIGSCGPCSEIYYDTQIMGENNEEINSKPGDEGNRFLEIWNLVFTEWNRLEDGSLVPLPEKNIDTGAGLERIASVVQNKVNNFETDLFTPIIDNIKKVLEIQGEQISVSVKIIADHLRASTFLICDGVLPSNEGRGYILKKLIRRAYGAGAVENREIFDNSLTFLHKIVDAVIDNMKEAYPELEEKREYIKNIIKSEEDKFSRTLKGGTEILFDEIAKCKVENITKLPSEVSFKLYDTYGFPFEFTKLIVENNNMEVCEEEFNQKLEEQVKRSQDSRVKNSDMIKDEFIDKFYKENGKTLFTGYDTLHDFGKVLHVKELENGLYEVIFDRTPFYAEGGGQVADRGVIKFNDEIIAEVKDVAKKSDVFIHYISGQELKLNEEYSLEVDKKIRNDIRKNHTATHLLHKALREVLGTTVEQAGSLVNEEGLRFDFSYYEQVSPEQVAIIENRVNELILENLPVYINYENINDAIAKGAMALFSDKYGDVVRVVDISSVSLELCGGIHVSSTGEIGLFKIKSEQGKASGIRRIEAITGYKSLEYVHGLEKDIQDISNKFKTSPANLLPAINKFREEVKVQENTIKDLQRRLVKFEINDLTNEAIDVNGVKVLVKSFKDKDVNELKDLVDRAKEILKSCIILFGSNNEKAVFVSGVTKDLTNKYHAGNIVKNAATIADGNGGGRPDFAQAGGKDGNKVKEALEKTLEFIKGI; encoded by the coding sequence ATGACTGGAAATGAATTAAGAAAAAGCTTTATAGAGTTTTTTAAATCTAAAGAACATAAACACTTTGAAAGTGCATCTCTAATACCAGATGATAAAACACTACTATTAACAGTAGCTGGTATGGTTCCTTTTAAAGCTTTTTTCTTAGGTGAGAAAAAAGCTCCATACAATAGAATAACTACATATCAAAAATGTATTAGAACTAACGACTTAGAAAATGTTGGAGTTACACCAAGACACCACACTTTCTTTGAAATGTTAGGAAACTTCTCATTTGGAGATTACTTCAAGAGAGAATCAATAATGTGGTCTTGGGAATACATTACAGAAGTATTAAAACTAGATCCAAACAGACTTTATGTTTCTGTTTATTTAACAGATGATGAGGCTTATGATATATGGACTAAAGAAGTTGGAGTGCCAGAAGATCATATGGTTAGACTTGGTGATGATGATAACTGGTGGGCTGCAGGTCCTATAGGTTCATGCGGACCATGTTCTGAAATATACTATGATACTCAAATCATGGGTGAAAACAATGAAGAAATTAATTCAAAACCAGGTGATGAAGGAAATAGATTCCTAGAAATCTGGAACTTAGTATTTACTGAATGGAATAGATTAGAAGATGGTTCTTTAGTTCCACTTCCAGAAAAAAATATAGATACAGGGGCTGGACTTGAAAGAATAGCTTCAGTTGTACAAAATAAGGTGAACAACTTTGAAACTGACTTATTTACACCAATTATTGATAACATCAAAAAAGTATTAGAAATACAAGGTGAACAAATATCTGTTTCAGTTAAAATAATAGCTGATCACTTAAGAGCTTCTACTTTCTTAATTTGCGATGGAGTCTTACCATCAAATGAAGGTCGTGGATATATACTTAAAAAATTAATAAGAAGAGCTTATGGAGCAGGAGCTGTTGAAAATAGAGAAATATTTGATAACTCATTAACTTTCTTACATAAAATAGTTGATGCAGTAATAGATAATATGAAAGAAGCATATCCAGAACTTGAAGAAAAAAGAGAATATATTAAAAATATTATTAAATCAGAAGAAGATAAATTCTCTAGAACTTTAAAAGGTGGAACTGAAATACTATTTGATGAGATTGCAAAATGTAAAGTAGAAAATATCACTAAATTACCTAGTGAAGTTTCATTCAAATTATATGATACATACGGATTCCCATTTGAATTCACTAAATTAATAGTTGAAAACAATAATATGGAAGTTTGTGAAGAAGAATTTAACCAAAAACTTGAAGAACAAGTTAAAAGATCACAAGATTCAAGAGTTAAAAATTCGGATATGATTAAAGATGAATTCATTGATAAATTCTATAAAGAAAATGGTAAAACTTTATTTACAGGTTATGATACTTTACATGACTTTGGTAAAGTATTACATGTTAAAGAATTAGAAAATGGACTTTATGAGGTAATATTTGATAGAACTCCATTCTATGCTGAAGGTGGAGGTCAAGTTGCTGATAGAGGTGTTATTAAATTTAATGATGAAATTATAGCTGAAGTAAAAGATGTAGCTAAAAAATCAGATGTATTTATCCACTATATCTCAGGACAAGAACTTAAATTAAATGAAGAATACTCATTAGAAGTAGACAAAAAAATAAGAAATGATATCAGAAAAAATCATACTGCTACTCACTTATTACATAAAGCTTTAAGAGAAGTTTTAGGTACTACAGTAGAACAAGCAGGATCATTAGTTAATGAAGAAGGACTAAGATTTGACTTCTCATACTATGAACAAGTAAGTCCTGAACAAGTTGCAATAATTGAAAACAGAGTAAATGAATTAATACTTGAAAACTTACCTGTATACATTAACTATGAAAATATTAATGATGCAATCGCTAAAGGAGCTATGGCTTTATTTAGTGATAAATATGGAGATGTAGTAAGAGTTGTTGATATCTCTAGTGTATCTCTAGAACTTTGTGGAGGAATACATGTATCTTCTACTGGAGAAATAGGATTATTTAAAATTAAATCTGAACAAGGTAAAGCTTCTGGTATAAGAAGAATTGAAGCAATTACTGGATATAAGAGCTTAGAATATGTACATGGATTAGAAAAAGATATACAAGATATCTCTAATAAATTCAAAACTTCTCCTGCTAACTTATTACCTGCAATCAATAAATTTAGAGAAGAAGTTAAAGTACAAGAAAACACTATTAAAGATTTACAAAGAAGATTAGTTAAATTTGAAATCAATGATTTAACTAATGAGGCAATAGATGTAAATGGTGTTAAAGTATTAGTTAAATCATTTAAAGATAAAGATGTAAATGAATTAAAAGATTTAGTAGATAGAGCAAAAGAAATACTTAAATCATGTATTATCCTATTTGGATCTAACAATGAAAAAGCTGTGTTTGTTTCTGGAGTAACTAAAGACCTAACTAATAAATACCACGCAGGAAATATAGTTAAAAATGCTGCTACTATTGCTGATGGTAATGGTGGTGGAAGACCTGATTTTGCACAAGCTGGTGGAAAAGATGGTAATAAAGTAAAAGAAGCATTAGAGAAAACATTAGAGTTTATAAAAGGAATATAA
- a CDS encoding LacI family DNA-binding transcriptional regulator, with the protein MKKITIKDVAKKANVSEATVSRVMSNSSLISDKTKRKVLKVIKELDYFPNSAAVSLTKSSSRIIGVVIEDQNDNPLQNDFFTETLSYISTCALERGYYILYIHSKDNQESHENIERLIKTNRIDGLVFLNLVENDRNIKYLQEIDFPYVVLGTPKELDKGMWVDNDNIKATREVTKKLVEKGFKHFAFLSGPTNLTVSNYRKEGFLRAMKEAKMKSEYQISSDFDSYEAYAVTKKLLKKDKNIDAVVTTDDILAIGAIRAIEELDRKVEVTGFNNSKLRKYLKLDFITVDIRYEELANKSVNILIDSIENVKREKNFVIVQADIIEGETNGTKL; encoded by the coding sequence ATGAAAAAAATTACAATTAAAGATGTTGCAAAAAAAGCAAATGTAAGTGAAGCTACTGTATCAAGGGTAATGTCAAATAGCTCATTAATTAGTGATAAGACTAAAAGGAAGGTTTTAAAAGTGATTAAGGAACTAGACTATTTTCCTAATTCAGCAGCTGTTTCATTAACTAAAAGCAGTAGTAGAATTATAGGAGTAGTCATTGAAGATCAAAATGATAATCCGCTTCAAAATGATTTCTTTACAGAAACATTATCATATATTAGTACTTGTGCACTTGAAAGAGGGTATTACATATTGTATATACACTCTAAAGATAACCAAGAATCACATGAGAACATTGAAAGATTAATAAAAACCAATAGAATAGATGGGTTAGTGTTCTTAAATCTAGTTGAAAATGATAGAAATATTAAATACCTACAAGAAATAGATTTCCCTTATGTAGTACTTGGGACACCTAAAGAACTTGATAAAGGAATGTGGGTAGATAATGATAATATTAAAGCAACAAGAGAAGTTACTAAAAAATTAGTAGAAAAAGGATTTAAACATTTTGCATTTTTATCTGGACCTACAAATTTAACAGTTTCAAATTATAGAAAAGAAGGATTCTTAAGAGCGATGAAAGAAGCTAAAATGAAGAGTGAGTATCAAATTTCATCTGATTTTGATTCTTATGAAGCATATGCTGTTACTAAGAAGTTATTAAAAAAAGATAAAAATATAGATGCTGTAGTTACAACAGATGATATTTTAGCAATAGGTGCAATAAGAGCAATAGAAGAGTTAGATAGAAAAGTAGAAGTTACAGGATTTAATAATTCTAAACTTAGAAAATATCTAAAACTTGATTTCATAACTGTTGATATACGTTATGAAGAATTAGCAAATAAGTCAGTAAATATTTTAATAGATAGCATTGAAAATGTAAAAAGAGAGAAAAACTTTGTTATAGTTCAAGCAGATATTATAGAAGGAGAAACAAATGGAACAAAATTATGA
- the malQ gene encoding 4-alpha-glucanotransferase, whose product MEQNYDYKHINKNRKSAIIMHISSLWSEYGIGNLGKEAYEFADFLKASGQYYWQILPTGPTGYGDSPYQAFSSFAGNPYFIDFRILDEEGLLNKEDYQGLDYGDNPDRVDFGKIYVTRKEVLAKAFENFKRIEDKKYEEFLNENSDWINDYGLFMALKEHFGNVSWEYFPKEVKDRNPEELSKFEVLLKDKIDYQKFVQYKFFAQYTKWKEYVNSLGVKIIGDMPIYVSPDSLEVWKDRDLFLDDIVGGCPPDGFSAGGQKWGNPVYDWKKHEETGFKWWINRIEKTLKYIDVLRIDHFRGFEAYWAVPKFDEDASNGKWVKAPGAELFEAVENALGKIDIVAEDLGYTTIDVVKFREKTGFPGMKMLQFAFNPDNESDFLPHQTERNWAVYTGTHDSDTVKTWFEKANPVEVEFAKKYLHLTDPNDYVKGFIRAAWSSVANLAVAQIQDFLELGDEGRMNTPSTLGNWSWRIRKEMLTKELSDEIYDLTKTYFRLNK is encoded by the coding sequence ATGGAACAAAATTATGATTACAAACACATTAATAAAAATAGAAAGAGTGCAATAATTATGCATATTTCTTCTTTATGGAGTGAATATGGTATAGGAAATTTAGGGAAAGAAGCATATGAATTTGCAGACTTTCTTAAAGCATCAGGACAATATTATTGGCAAATATTACCTACAGGTCCTACAGGTTATGGAGATTCACCATATCAAGCGTTTTCATCTTTTGCAGGTAATCCATATTTTATAGACTTTAGAATTTTAGATGAAGAAGGACTATTAAATAAGGAAGATTATCAAGGACTAGATTATGGAGATAATCCAGATAGAGTAGACTTTGGTAAAATATATGTAACAAGAAAAGAAGTATTAGCTAAAGCATTTGAAAATTTCAAAAGAATAGAAGATAAAAAATATGAAGAATTTTTAAATGAAAATTCTGATTGGATTAATGATTATGGATTATTCATGGCTTTAAAAGAACATTTTGGTAATGTTTCTTGGGAATATTTTCCTAAAGAAGTTAAAGATAGAAACCCTGAAGAATTATCAAAATTTGAAGTACTTTTAAAAGATAAGATTGATTATCAAAAATTTGTGCAATACAAATTCTTTGCACAATATACTAAATGGAAAGAATATGTAAATTCATTAGGAGTTAAAATTATTGGAGATATGCCTATATATGTTTCTCCAGATAGTTTAGAAGTATGGAAAGATAGAGATTTATTCTTAGATGATATAGTTGGAGGATGCCCACCAGATGGATTTAGTGCTGGAGGACAAAAATGGGGGAATCCAGTATATGATTGGAAAAAACATGAGGAAACAGGATTTAAATGGTGGATTAACAGAATAGAAAAAACTTTAAAATACATAGATGTATTAAGAATAGATCACTTTAGAGGATTTGAAGCTTATTGGGCTGTTCCAAAATTTGATGAAGATGCAAGTAATGGGAAATGGGTTAAAGCACCAGGTGCAGAGTTATTTGAAGCTGTGGAAAATGCTTTAGGTAAAATAGACATAGTTGCAGAAGATTTAGGATATACAACTATAGATGTAGTTAAATTTAGAGAAAAAACAGGATTCCCTGGTATGAAGATGTTGCAATTTGCATTTAATCCTGATAATGAAAGTGATTTCTTACCTCACCAAACAGAAAGAAACTGGGCTGTTTATACTGGGACACACGATAGTGATACTGTTAAAACATGGTTTGAAAAAGCAAATCCTGTTGAAGTTGAATTTGCTAAAAAATACTTACATTTAACAGATCCTAATGATTATGTTAAAGGATTTATTAGAGCTGCGTGGTCTTCAGTAGCAAATCTTGCAGTAGCACAAATACAAGATTTCCTAGAACTTGGTGATGAAGGAAGAATGAATACTCCTTCAACTTTAGGTAACTGGTCATGGAGAATTAGAAAAGAAATGCTTACTAAAGAGTTAAGTGATGAAATTTATGATTTAACAAAAACATATTTTAGATTAAATAAGTAA
- the pulA gene encoding type I pullulanase, whose translation MITRKIDNDLRNLGLDLRFKYDGKLGIEYSESATTFRVFAPTATKVELLINNQNLEMNKNFDKGVFELTVEGNLDKVPYMYKTFFEGETFTTVDPYAIASEANSARSVVVDLSKTFKGERMPKFNMLDAVIYELHIRDFTLNVKNRGKYLGVVEEKQLEYLKKLGVTHVQLLPIYDYSTDSVDELNPDLRYNWGYDPVNYNVPEGSYSSDPTDPYSRINELKEMVEILHKNGIRVIMDVVYNHVYDALAHSLSKTIPNYAFRKTDYFHFSNGTGCGNDVASERAMIRKYIVDSVKYWASEFNLDGFRFDLMGILDVETMNEIRQELDKIDESIIVLGEGWDLVTSLAPELKANQLNACKMPNIAFFNDDIRDSLRGSTFEKLGQGFVSGGKLEERLISSIKGGNGLKSYIAPNQLIQYIEAHDNNTVFDHIEITNGDESVEDRVKMQSIATTIVLMSQGVPFIHAGQEFFRTKDGVENSYKSSDYINRFDFGRAEEYSSYVNYLSDLISYRKEKDVLRLDTYERIEENFRLIEAKDDIIAYSFGNIYVIANVSKEEKNVVIDEGNYKIIFNNFNKIDNKTINVVNEYKMNSLNILILEKNM comes from the coding sequence ATGATAACAAGAAAAATAGATAATGATTTAAGAAATTTAGGTTTAGATTTAAGATTTAAATATGATGGTAAGTTAGGTATAGAATACTCTGAAAGTGCAACAACTTTCAGAGTATTTGCACCTACTGCTACAAAAGTAGAATTATTAATTAATAATCAAAATTTAGAAATGAACAAAAACTTTGATAAAGGTGTATTTGAATTAACTGTTGAAGGGAACTTAGATAAGGTTCCATATATGTACAAGACATTTTTTGAAGGTGAAACTTTCACAACTGTAGATCCATATGCTATTGCAAGTGAAGCAAATTCTGCAAGATCTGTTGTAGTTGATTTATCTAAAACTTTCAAAGGTGAAAGGATGCCTAAATTTAATATGTTAGATGCAGTAATATATGAATTACATATTAGAGATTTTACTTTAAATGTTAAAAATAGAGGTAAGTATTTAGGGGTAGTAGAAGAAAAACAATTAGAGTATTTAAAAAAATTAGGTGTAACTCATGTTCAACTTTTACCTATTTATGATTATTCAACAGATTCAGTTGATGAATTAAATCCAGACTTAAGATATAACTGGGGATATGATCCAGTAAATTACAATGTACCTGAAGGGTCATATTCAAGTGATCCAACGGATCCATATTCAAGAATTAATGAATTAAAAGAAATGGTAGAGATATTACATAAAAATGGAATAAGAGTAATAATGGATGTTGTATATAACCATGTGTATGATGCTTTAGCACACTCTTTATCTAAAACTATACCAAATTATGCTTTTAGAAAAACAGATTACTTCCATTTTAGTAATGGTACAGGTTGCGGAAATGATGTAGCAAGTGAAAGAGCTATGATAAGAAAATACATAGTTGATAGTGTTAAATATTGGGCAAGTGAATTCAATTTAGATGGTTTTAGATTTGATTTAATGGGAATACTAGATGTAGAAACTATGAATGAGATCAGACAAGAATTAGATAAAATAGATGAAAGTATTATAGTTTTAGGAGAAGGTTGGGATCTTGTAACAAGTCTTGCACCAGAATTAAAAGCTAATCAATTAAATGCTTGTAAAATGCCAAATATAGCATTCTTTAATGATGATATTAGAGATAGTTTAAGAGGATCTACATTTGAAAAATTAGGACAAGGTTTTGTTAGTGGTGGAAAGTTAGAAGAAAGATTAATTTCAAGTATTAAAGGTGGTAATGGGTTAAAATCATATATTGCCCCTAATCAATTAATACAATATATAGAAGCTCATGATAATAACACTGTTTTTGATCATATAGAAATTACTAACGGAGATGAAAGTGTTGAAGATAGAGTAAAAATGCAATCTATAGCAACTACTATAGTTTTAATGTCACAAGGAGTACCTTTTATACATGCAGGTCAAGAATTCTTTAGAACTAAAGATGGAGTAGAAAATTCATATAAATCGAGTGACTATATTAATAGATTTGACTTTGGAAGAGCAGAAGAATATAGTAGTTATGTAAATTATTTATCTGATTTAATTAGTTATAGAAAAGAAAAAGATGTCTTAAGATTAGATACTTATGAAAGAATAGAAGAAAATTTTAGATTAATAGAAGCAAAAGATGATATTATAGCTTATTCATTTGGAAATATATATGTAATTGCAAATGTAAGTAAAGAAGAAAAAAATGTTGTAATAGATGAAGGAAATTACAAAATAATTTTTAATAATTTTAATAAAATTGATAATAAGACAATTAATGTTGTAAATGAATATAAAATGAATTCATTAAATATTTTAATATTAGAAAAAAATATGTAA